In Narcine bancroftii isolate sNarBan1 chromosome 7, sNarBan1.hap1, whole genome shotgun sequence, the sequence ggaggctgctgcccgccaaactgtgaggcgccaagatgcacggtttgaggcgttatcagcccactggcggtggtcaatgtggcaggcaccaagagatttctttaggcagtccttgtaccttttctttggtgcacctctgtcacggtggccagtggagagctcgccatataatacgatcttgggaaggcgatggtcctccattctggagacgtgacccatccagcgcagctggatcttcagcagcgtggactcgatgctgtcgacctctgccatctcgagtacctcgacgttaggggtgtgagcgctccaatggatgttgaggatggagcggagacaacgctggtggaagcgttctaggagccgtaggtggtgccggtagaggacccatgattcggagcccctGTACTAACCACATATATGTACAAATGCCATTAAAGtcttggtctttttttttttactattgcCCTCTAATTTGTCTTGTTTCACATAACTGTCACTTCCCTTTTTAATAATTTTTGCCACTTATTACCAAGGATCTTGCCACTAAATTACCATAAACTGTTaattttgcagaggtttggtaatgacattggaaaccctggcaaatttctacagatgtatggtggaaagtgttgaccagctgcatcatgttattggtggtatggggacaccagtagCCCTGAGCAGAAGCCCTGCAAACCCTActtaccatcaagaacatctataaggaatgctgccatcatggagcagcggcaatcattaaggatccagaCCACCTAGTGTAAGCTCAGTTCTTGCTGCCTACCAtcaggtataggtaccacaagactcgtaccaccaggttcaagaacagttgctacccctccaccatcggactccttaacaacaaactcagtcagagactaatttaaagacacttttttgcactttattttttttctctctgtattgcacagtcatttgtttacatttctttatttgtttccacatgtatatcttcttgagtacaattttctTTCACTACCAATAAACCCTCAGGGCtataggtgatgtcatgtatgttctctgacaataaatctgaactctgataTCTTGGATGTTGTACGAAACCAGAGCAACTAGCATCAACTCAGTGAATATGTACACTCCACACAATTTGAGTGCACACATCCCCACATCAACATTCCATCCATATGAATCTTAAGCTAATATTTACGTGTGTTTACTCATTCCAAATATTATAAACCTTAAATGTCAAAGGTCAAGACAATTAAAATGAGAAATTGTACCTTAAAGTTAAAGTTTGCAGAAATCCAGAaaagattgatcaattattaaaataaaattattttgtctTCACAGATCAAGAAATCCTGCGCAAGTTGGAAAAGGATAAAATCCTTGTCTTCACACCATCTCGTCGTGTTCAAGGACGAAGAGTAGTTTGTTATGATGATCGCTTCATTGTGAAACTGGCTTATGAGTCTGATGGTATCATTGTATCAAACGATAACTACAGAGATTTGCAGAATGAAAAGCCGGAATGGAAAAAATTCATTGATGAGAGATTACTTATGTATTCTTTTGTTAATGACAAGTGAGTATTCAAATTTTACTCCAGAATGCATCCAAAGCATTATTAGAAATAGTATTAAAGTAACATAACTTGATAATTGTGTTTATGAAGTTctgtttaatttcagatttatgccACCAGATGATCCTCTGGGTCGCCATGGGCCTAGCTTGGATAACTTTCTGAGGAAAAAACCTGTTGCGCCAGAACACAAGAAGCAACCTTGTCCATATGGtaaatacattttgaaaaaaGTAAATTCTTTGCTTGTACAGTTCTTTTCAGTTTTAGCTGCATCAAAACACTTAATTGGCATTTGAAGTAGAGATATGCTCTTCCTTCAAAATATACATTCATCAGGGGAAAACCATTGAAATGACTTGTATTTATTATTGATATTTTTGCTAGTTTTCCTTTAATCTTGCATAATTTCTGTGAAGAAATTTACAACCATTTTATGCAGAGGTACTCCTATCATTCACAAATATCTCGTTACTTCGAAGTGATATTAATATTTCATCATTGTATTTTTGATAAGTGCAATAAAGACAGAAATTAAATCATAGTCAAACCTGAGCTTGTACATCACTATATACTGCACACTATACAAGCTGTGTTTCAGTTGGGGAGGATTGTGGGTAGAAGTCTGACTTGCAATGCATTTCTGAGGGAGGAGTTATTGTGGAAGTATTTTCCAGATGAGATATTATTCTAAGGTCACATACTTCCTCTCAATTGAAGGTAAAATATCACATGAtagtacagtaaagcccctatatccagaattctagcaactggcaaaaaaaaatcaagtaaaataaatgaaaattaaaataaataagaataaaataataggtaaaaatgttTAAAACTGGCACACCTtactgttagtttgccaatccactgCTCGTGTGCCAGGTGACACCTGCAAACAGTTCCCACCTTGTGACCAACATAAACAAACAGAGATTCTATTTCACAGGACATTATTTTGGACAAATTTCCCCAATCCGTTTCCATGCTGAAAGAAAAATAACCAGACAGGTGTAAAAGTTTAGTGCTTAACCTTAAGCAGGATATGGAGATATGTTAAGAGAGTGGAAAAAGATGAAAGTTGCACAGTGCTTATGGAAGAGTTTAATGTTGATTCATCAACACTGGAAATACAGAGCAGCTAGACTGCAtcagcaggaaaaaaaacaatgaatgcTTCAGCTTGAATACACTTTGCCAGAATGAAGACCCATCTGATAAGAAGTCATCGGCCTGAAGCATCAACTCTATTTCTCTTCCCATAGATGAGACCTGACTGTGGAATATTTCCAGCTTTTACTGTTCTttagattttcaacatctgcagtccTTTTTAAGTTTTCATTAGCCAGAAGCTTAACTGGCCAAGCCAAATATTGTGGCTGCAACAGAAGATCAGAAGCTGGGTACCCTGCAGCAAATAACTCCCCTTTAGATGCCCCAAAGCCTTCCACCATCTACAAGACTCAAATCAGAAGAATGATGGAATACTTTTCAtttgcctggatgagtgcagcACCAACAACTCTCAAGAAGCTGATAAACTCATTTGCTTGGCCTAAACATTTGTTCCCTGTCACTGGGACACAGTAACTACAAAATGCATTGCAGTTACTTCCCCAGATGCCTCCAGCAGAATTTCCCAAACTTCAACCACTGAAAAGGAAAGGACAGGAGCCATATGGGAACACCACCTGTAGGTTTTGCTCCAAAAATCACACCAACCTGATGTGCCAGTTCTTCATCTATATACTGAGTCTTCCTACCCATCAGGTTCAGGACATtcaaggatgggcaataaatgctggccttattAGTGACACACAGATcatgaaaatgaattttaaaaccaTTCATATTGTATTAATGAATGTAATTGCAGAATGGATAAAACTCTGCAGTTTGATTAACCAGCTGCCTGTCAAATAATTGATATGAACTCATGAGACACTCTCTTGGTTTATTTTGTCACTTATTTTTAGATTATTACTTATATTTTACCACTTTCTAATAGATATCATTGTTATGGACTTAACAGCAAATATTTGTAAGCTTTTTTCAACGCACTTTaatgtttttgtattttttattcaAGCAGGAtgttaatggattttttttataaagtttTATAGTCCCCAGGTTCTACACCTTCTGTTTAAAATCCACTTCTATTTTCACAGGAAAAAAGTGTACTTACGGTCATAAATGTAAGTACTATCATCCTGAAAGAGGTACACAGCCTCAGCGTTCAGTGGCAGATGAGCTACGTGCTAGTGCTAAGAATTCAATAATGAAAACAAATGAAGGACTGGTGAAGAGCAACAGTGTTCCGTCTAAAAACAAAACTGAGGGTTCAATTGATGTCATGCAAACAGTTCCAAAACGACAATCTGATCCAAGTATTCAACTGCCTCTTTATAATGCAGATGAAGGAAATCCTATCAATAAAACTAGATTGGAAACCAGGTCTGTGCCCTCTCTTGTTGGTGCATCAAACTCTTCAACTGCAGTTGTCCCAAATAGTGCAATCTCAGGTTCTGGCATGCACTTCATGACACAAGAACAAGGGATACCTGTGCAGTACTCACCAATTCTGGTTAATGGTCTCCATGGAACACAGGGGTCGCAACAGCGCCCGAAGTGTGACTCTCCTGTTGATGGAGGATATTATTCCATGATGAGTCCTTATCCTAACCTTAGTTTACCAGGTACACACATCCCTGATCAGTTTGCTGTAAATAAAGACTACAGACTCCATCAGCAGGGTTCTGAATGTAGCTGTGAAAGTAGTGTCAGCTGTGGTAGCAGTGATCCATATGGTGGATATGAGCAAACCTACCAAAGTTCTCCAGTTACAATGCTTGAGGAAAACCTTAAATGTCACCAGTTTCATAGACGACATCAGCCCCTTCAACACGGATATCATGATTCTTTAACAAGAATTCAAACTTATACTCCAGAAGAGCAGAAGTCATTGCACACAGCTTCAGTACCTCGCATGACATCACATTTGCCACACAAAGTAATTAGTTCTCACTCCATTTGTACTGGTGAATATCATACAGTATCTCACAATACCCATCATCCACAGAATATACTAATGGGTACAGCAGTAGGATCGTCAAGTGGAGAAAGCTTTGCAGACTTCCATTTATATGAAAATCAACCCGTGAGTCAAAGAAAACGTTATATAGGTCAGGAAACATTTGCCAATTGGAATAGGCATGGTTATGGTATGGATGCTTATAACTGTGTACAAGGATATTCCTTACCTAATAATCCTACACAGCCATGTTATGATCAATTTGCATTCCAAAGCCTACCTGAGAAAAGGGAACAGACCTGGAGGATGCCATGGAGTGGTCTGCCCACTGAGCATCCAAAATCACAAAGATGTCAGGATGCTCATGACAAGGTCTTCACCAATTTGTGCAACATATTTCCAGCTGATCTTGTGAGGATGGTAATGAAAAGAAATCCTCACCTGATTGATGCCCAACAACTTGCTGCAGCAATTCTAGCAGAAAAGTCAAAACTGGTTCATTGAATTTAAATGCATCATCTTGTTCTTATTCCTCA encodes:
- the LOC138739381 gene encoding probable ribonuclease ZC3H12C isoform X1, yielding MGLKDHSSTENSTVLGLAQFNVENTNKPLNVITSWSVVDKMAMDKGYSSTENIEEWEVQDTESSSSDSELEHVGIVKLETGPTAKQFYQSPALESNLLQCNEMLQDLKIDMETKPKDDLRITDEDKVYKTKMEFALKLGYSEEQLHMVLNKLGTDALPNDILGELVKLGNKLDYDVSCSRNNPRTINVRDTISTDSQRSDSPAEDMVDNGNSLKPIVIDGSNLAMSHGNKEVFSCRGIKLAVDWFLERDHKDITVFVPAWRKEQSRPDALITDQEILRKLEKDKILVFTPSRRVQGRRVVCYDDRFIVKLAYESDGIIVSNDNYRDLQNEKPEWKKFIDERLLMYSFVNDKFMPPDDPLGRHGPSLDNFLRKKPVAPEHKKQPCPYGKKCTYGHKCKYYHPERGTQPQRSVADELRASAKNSIMKTNEGLVKSNSVPSKNKTEGSIDVMQTVPKRQSDPSIQLPLYNADEGNPINKTRLETRSVPSLVGASNSSTAVVPNSAISGSGMHFMTQEQGIPVQYSPILVNGLHGTQGSQQRPKCDSPVDGGYYSMMSPYPNLSLPGTHIPDQFAVNKDYRLHQQGSECSCESSVSCGSSDPYGGYEQTYQSSPVTMLEENLKCHQFHRRHQPLQHGYHDSLTRIQTYTPEEQKSLHTASVPRMTSHLPHKVISSHSICTGEYHTVSHNTHHPQNILMGTAVGSSSGESFADFHLYENQPVSQRKRYIGQETFANWNRHGYGMDAYNCVQGYSLPNNPTQPCYDQFAFQSLPEKREQTWRMPWSGLPTEHPKSQRCQDAHDKVFTNLCNIFPADLVRMVMKRNPHLIDAQQLAAAILAEKSKLVH
- the LOC138739381 gene encoding probable ribonuclease ZC3H12C isoform X2; amino-acid sequence: MYSFVNDKFMPPDDPLGRHGPSLDNFLRKKPVAPEHKKQPCPYGKKCTYGHKCKYYHPERGTQPQRSVADELRASAKNSIMKTNEGLVKSNSVPSKNKTEGSIDVMQTVPKRQSDPSIQLPLYNADEGNPINKTRLETRSVPSLVGASNSSTAVVPNSAISGSGMHFMTQEQGIPVQYSPILVNGLHGTQGSQQRPKCDSPVDGGYYSMMSPYPNLSLPGTHIPDQFAVNKDYRLHQQGSECSCESSVSCGSSDPYGGYEQTYQSSPVTMLEENLKCHQFHRRHQPLQHGYHDSLTRIQTYTPEEQKSLHTASVPRMTSHLPHKVISSHSICTGEYHTVSHNTHHPQNILMGTAVGSSSGESFADFHLYENQPVSQRKRYIGQETFANWNRHGYGMDAYNCVQGYSLPNNPTQPCYDQFAFQSLPEKREQTWRMPWSGLPTEHPKSQRCQDAHDKVFTNLCNIFPADLVRMVMKRNPHLIDAQQLAAAILAEKSKLVH